TTATAACTGCACTTATTGCTAAAGTTAACCCCTTAGTAATCATTTCTAAAGTCATATAAGGAGTATTAGCTTTTGACAAAACCTGTTCTGGCAAAAAAGGAACATGGATAAAGCCCCCTCTGATTTCGGGGTATTTTTTATTAATGATATATAATAAATTATACATCAAGTGATTACATACATAGGTCCCTGCAGTATTAGATATTTCTGCTGGTATATTAGCCTTTTTTATTGCATCGACGATTTTTTTAATAGGAAGGTTGGAAAAATAGGCATTTTCACCGTCTTCCCTTATTCTTTCATCAATGGGTTTGTTACCCTCATTATCTGGTATCACTGCATCATCAAT
This is a stretch of genomic DNA from Anaerobranca californiensis DSM 14826. It encodes these proteins:
- the pcp gene encoding pyroglutamyl-peptidase I produces the protein MKVLVTGFEPFGGEKINPSYQGVEMLEDNIDGGEIIKATLPVVFKKSSVELEKLIELHKPDIVICVGQGGGRYGLSIERVAINIDDAVIPDNEGNKPIDERIREDGENAYFSNLPIKKIVDAIKKANIPAEISNTAGTYVCNHLMYNLLYIINKKYPEIRGGFIHVPFLPEQVLSKANTPYMTLEMITKGLTLAISAVIKDKR